Proteins from one Chroococcidiopsis sp. CCMEE 29 genomic window:
- a CDS encoding DUF6335 family protein produces METANEFQPEDLPQEITESYGTGVHPEPGYNVGEGTMPHELAEYTIPSKGLAAADEDAVWKEADELDDEVGDNPVLTAGDIDAAWDQADTVGDEAVGGTAPTPDQDIVDEIGAAVGLEIPDQEYVHGSEILETRDDRRWELDPKSSEDYQDRREEQ; encoded by the coding sequence ATGGAAACAGCGAATGAATTCCAGCCTGAGGATTTGCCGCAGGAGATAACTGAGTCTTACGGTACTGGGGTACATCCAGAGCCGGGGTATAACGTTGGTGAAGGAACTATGCCGCATGAGCTGGCAGAATATACAATACCCAGCAAAGGGCTAGCTGCTGCGGATGAAGATGCCGTTTGGAAAGAAGCTGATGAATTAGACGATGAAGTTGGTGACAACCCAGTGCTAACTGCTGGAGATATCGACGCTGCTTGGGATCAAGCTGATACAGTCGGTGATGAGGCAGTTGGTGGGACAGCTCCCACACCCGATCAAGATATTGTTGATGAAATTGGAGCTGCTGTCGGGTTAGAGATTCCAGATCAAGAATATGTGCATGGTAGTGAAATTTTAGAAACACGCGACGATCGCCGTTGGGAGTTAGATCCTAAGTCTTCTGAAGATTATCAAGATCGGCGAGAGGAACAGTAA
- a CDS encoding DUF2267 domain-containing protein has protein sequence MKYDEFIKHVQSVAQLNSRDEAEQATRATLETLKERIVGDEASNLAAQMPQELAEYLRGREGENGQSFSMQDFISRVSEKEGVEPTAAAIHVRAVFSVLQSAVTPGEFDDVRVNLSEDYAELFAISPTSKGSV, from the coding sequence GTGAAATACGACGAGTTTATTAAACACGTTCAAAGCGTTGCCCAGCTAAATTCTCGCGACGAAGCCGAACAGGCTACTCGTGCCACGTTGGAAACGCTGAAAGAACGCATTGTTGGCGATGAAGCTAGCAATCTAGCAGCACAAATGCCGCAAGAATTAGCCGAATATCTGCGAGGACGAGAAGGTGAAAACGGTCAATCCTTCTCAATGCAAGATTTTATTTCGCGTGTGAGTGAGAAAGAGGGAGTAGAGCCGACCGCTGCTGCAATACATGTGCGTGCTGTGTTCTCCGTGTTGCAATCAGCCGTCACCCCTGGGGAATTTGATGACGTTCGGGTCAATTTATCAGAAGATTACGCAGAATTGTTTGCAATATCCCCAACTAGTAAAGGGTCTGTGTAG
- a CDS encoding DJ-1/PfpI/YhbO family deglycase/protease, with amino-acid sequence MTHSNNRSNNKRVAILIENGVEDAEFQVPYKGLQMAGTDVVVLGSRMNEKYTGKQGKVSIQPDGTTTEAMASEFDAVVIPGGMAPDRMRINPNTVRFVQEAMEQGKLVAAVCHGPQVLIEGDLLKGKQATGFIAIRKDMLNAGANYIDEPLVIDGNLLTSRLPGDLAIFTTAILSRLGYGGKEAALPNETDTSAEWWKLADAWGGSTKGEIVKGLNTALAGERYSQEAFEQYAEKTSDAELRALLQEMIANKQHHIQKLETRLNMLGEKPSLAANVADKYAKVKTSLQGSDEIDLLRRALGDVQTGVVDIYNLYVQFTDPVATALFREIEKDLSVYERHLAHLYRTRVGAEAKPAKPTTGAATA; translated from the coding sequence ATGACACACTCCAATAATCGTAGTAACAACAAGAGAGTTGCTATCCTCATCGAAAACGGAGTTGAGGATGCAGAATTTCAAGTGCCGTATAAGGGACTACAGATGGCAGGAACCGATGTAGTCGTCCTCGGTTCCCGCATGAATGAGAAATACACAGGTAAACAAGGTAAAGTTTCCATTCAACCGGATGGGACAACAACTGAAGCAATGGCTTCTGAATTTGATGCTGTAGTCATTCCTGGTGGGATGGCACCTGACAGAATGCGGATTAATCCTAATACAGTACGCTTCGTTCAAGAAGCAATGGAGCAAGGCAAGCTGGTTGCTGCTGTTTGCCACGGACCCCAAGTTCTGATTGAAGGAGATTTGCTTAAGGGAAAACAGGCTACAGGCTTTATTGCTATCCGCAAGGATATGCTCAATGCTGGGGCAAATTATATAGATGAGCCGCTGGTAATTGACGGGAACTTACTAACCTCACGGCTACCGGGAGATTTAGCAATTTTCACTACCGCTATTTTGAGTCGCCTTGGTTACGGTGGCAAAGAGGCAGCTCTGCCAAATGAAACTGATACCTCTGCTGAATGGTGGAAATTAGCTGATGCTTGGGGTGGCTCCACTAAGGGTGAGATTGTCAAAGGTTTGAACACTGCCCTTGCTGGTGAGCGTTATTCTCAGGAAGCATTTGAGCAGTACGCTGAGAAAACATCGGATGCTGAACTACGAGCGCTCCTGCAAGAAATGATTGCAAATAAACAGCACCACATCCAGAAGCTAGAAACACGTCTTAACATGCTGGGCGAAAAACCATCATTAGCAGCAAATGTTGCTGATAAGTATGCCAAGGTAAAAACTTCGCTGCAGGGGAGCGACGAAATTGATCTCCTCCGGCGCGCTCTAGGGGATGTCCAAACCGGAGTAGTGGATATTTACAACCTGTATGTGCAATTCACTGATCCAGTAGCAACAGCTCTGTTCAGGGAAATTGAAAAAGACTTATCTGTGTACGAGCGGCATCTAGCACACTTGTATCGGACCCGGGTAGGGGCTGAAGCAAAACCAGCGAAGCCTACCACTGGTGCCGCTACGGCATAG
- a CDS encoding SRPBCC family protein, producing the protein MTSTSSEDQFNQSESSEAGRWASLIGGGALVLLGLRERSLRGALMAVAGGGLAYKAATSQGGVQEALGMNQAIKVEKTVTINKPVAELYRFWHDFENLPTFMRHLKSVKVMSDKRSHWIANAPLGASVEWDADIIEDKENEFISWASVEGADVDNSGFVRFKPAPADRGTEVKVVIEYNPPGGAIGAAIAKLFGEEPEQQIGDELSRFKMLMEAGEIATNEGQPRGQ; encoded by the coding sequence GTGACATCAACATCATCAGAGGATCAGTTTAATCAAAGTGAAAGTAGTGAGGCTGGACGTTGGGCATCACTGATTGGTGGCGGCGCATTGGTACTGTTAGGGCTCAGGGAACGTTCGTTACGCGGGGCTTTGATGGCAGTCGCGGGGGGGGGGTTGGCTTATAAAGCTGCAACTTCACAAGGTGGCGTTCAAGAAGCATTAGGTATGAACCAAGCTATTAAGGTGGAAAAAACAGTAACGATTAATAAACCAGTAGCGGAACTTTATCGCTTTTGGCACGATTTTGAGAATTTACCAACCTTCATGAGGCATCTTAAGTCGGTGAAGGTAATGAGTGACAAGCGATCGCACTGGATTGCCAATGCGCCTTTAGGTGCAAGTGTGGAATGGGATGCAGACATTATTGAAGACAAGGAGAATGAGTTTATTTCCTGGGCTTCAGTAGAAGGGGCAGATGTTGATAACTCGGGTTTTGTCCGTTTTAAGCCTGCGCCTGCAGATCGCGGTACAGAAGTCAAAGTAGTAATTGAATATAACCCGCCTGGGGGTGCTATTGGAGCAGCGATCGCTAAACTGTTTGGCGAAGAACCAGAGCAGCAGATTGGAGACGAACTAAGCCGCTTCAAAATGCTGATGGAAGCTGGCGAGATAGCGACTAATGAAGGTCAACCAAGAGGTCAATAA
- a CDS encoding zinc-dependent alcohol dehydrogenase, with product MKAVCWHGANDVRVETVPDPKILNPRDAILKVTSATICGSDLHIYDGFIPTMQAGDIIGHEFMGEIVDIGSEVKLLKKGDRVVVSSIIGCGQCLYCQQQMWSLCDNSNPNAWMEEKIFGFGTSGIFGYSHAFGGYAGAFAEYVRVPFADFGAVKVPQGIPDEKLLPISDAFPTGYMGADMCNIQPGDIVAVWGCGPVGLFAMRSAYMLGAERVIGIDRFPERLELARNFAKAETINYEEIDPGEALKEMTGGRGPDACIDAVGLEAHGVGLEGAYDKAKQAVRLETGRPHVLRQMMLACRKGGTLSIMGVYAGFVDKIPMGAAMNKALTFKMGQMFGQKYMPMLLGRVLEGEVDPSRVFTHQLSLEQAPHAFELFKHKKDNCIKVLLKP from the coding sequence ATGAAAGCAGTTTGCTGGCACGGTGCTAACGATGTGCGGGTAGAAACGGTACCCGATCCAAAAATCCTCAACCCACGCGACGCTATCCTGAAAGTTACATCAGCAACTATCTGCGGTTCTGACTTGCACATCTACGATGGTTTCATCCCAACGATGCAAGCAGGTGACATTATTGGTCACGAGTTCATGGGGGAAATTGTCGACATTGGTAGTGAAGTTAAGCTTTTAAAAAAGGGCGATCGCGTTGTTGTCTCTTCTATCATCGGCTGCGGTCAATGCTTATACTGCCAACAGCAGATGTGGTCGCTGTGCGATAACTCCAATCCCAATGCTTGGATGGAGGAAAAAATCTTTGGCTTTGGCACGTCGGGAATCTTTGGCTACTCTCATGCTTTTGGCGGCTATGCTGGTGCCTTTGCAGAATACGTGCGTGTACCTTTCGCTGATTTCGGGGCGGTCAAAGTTCCCCAAGGAATTCCTGACGAAAAACTGCTGCCCATTTCCGATGCCTTTCCCACGGGATACATGGGTGCAGATATGTGCAATATTCAGCCCGGAGATATTGTGGCAGTTTGGGGTTGTGGTCCGGTTGGACTATTTGCTATGCGCAGTGCCTATATGCTAGGTGCTGAGCGTGTCATTGGGATTGACCGATTTCCCGAACGCCTGGAACTAGCTAGAAACTTTGCCAAAGCGGAGACAATTAATTACGAAGAAATCGATCCGGGAGAAGCCCTCAAAGAAATGACAGGTGGGCGCGGTCCCGATGCCTGTATTGACGCGGTGGGGCTAGAAGCACACGGTGTCGGTTTGGAAGGAGCTTACGATAAAGCTAAGCAAGCAGTACGACTGGAAACAGGTCGTCCCCACGTGCTGCGGCAAATGATGCTGGCTTGTCGTAAAGGTGGCACTTTGTCCATTATGGGAGTTTACGCGGGTTTTGTTGACAAAATACCAATGGGTGCTGCTATGAACAAAGCCTTGACCTTCAAGATGGGGCAAATGTTCGGTCAAAAGTATATGCCCATGTTACTGGGTCGTGTCTTGGAGGGTGAAGTCGATCCATCGCGTGTTTTCACTCATCAACTCTCTCTAGAACAAGCTCCGCACGCCTTTGAGCTTTTCAAACACAAAAAAGATAACTGCATCAAAGTTCTGCTGAAGCCTTGA